In the genome of Sinorhizobium chiapasense, the window AGCGCCTGGCCGATGACCGGCAACGACTTGCGCACGAAAGTCGCCAGCCCGAACTCGGAGACAACCACATCCTCGCCATCGAAAAGCTCGCCCCTCGCCGTCGGGCAAAAGAACCCGTCATGCCCCGGAAGCACGGCGGCGATCTCGGCGAAGAGATTGGCGCGCTGCGGCAGTTCGAGCCCGCGGTCGCGGTAGACCAGCCAGTCGGCGCGCGAGCCGGCCGTGCGCGTCACCTCCTGCAGGCAGAGCACATCCGGGTCGATCCCGGCGAGATAGCCGATCAGCGGCGCATGCACCCGGCCGCCCCATGCGTTCAGCGAAACTATGCGCAATGCCATGCCTTTGCTCCCGCGCACCGATGCGGACGCGCCTTGCTGATCGAATGAATTTTTCGAGCGACTCCGGGAAAAGTGTGTAGCGATTTCCCGTCCGGAATTGCGTAGTTTCAAAGAGTTAGACCGCCAGCTCGCCGCCGGCAACCTTGACCGCATGACCGCCGATGCGGGCGGTCGCGATCTTGCCGCCGGCTATGTCGAGATGCAGGTGGATGAAGGACGGCCGCCCCATCTCCACACCTTGCTCGATCAGGATCGGATGGTGCCCGTCGACCAGCTCGTCGAAGAGGTTGATGGCGCCGGCAAGGGCAGCCACCGCGGAGCCGGTTGCCGGATCCTCGCGCATCTCGGGCTTGAACATGCGGGCGTGGAAGCGCGCCATGTGGTTGACGCCGCCGCGACAGTAGAGATAAGCGTTGGCGAGCCTGCCTTCGGCCATCGGCGCAAGCTGCTCCCAGCGTTGCGCGTCGAACTCCACCGCCGCCACCGCGCCGACGTCGTGCAGCGGCACCATGACGAAGGGCACGCCGGCGGTCCAGAACGAGATCACATGGTTCTCGAAGCCGATCTGCGTTGCCTTGAGGCTCAGCGCGTCGGCGATCGCCTGCTTGTCGAAGCGCGCGTCGAGCCGGCTCGGCTTTCGCGGCAGGTCGAACTCGGCAAAGGTCGCCTCCCCCGGCTTCAGCCGCACCGCCGAGCGCACCGGCCCCACCCGCTCCTCCAGCACCTGCATCAGGTCAAGCGGTTTGCCGTTATCGCCATGGTTGGCTTCCGCCAGCGCCACGGCGGCGCCGACGGTCGGATGGCCGGCAAAGGGCAGTTCATGCACGGGCGTGAAGATCTTCAGCCGCGCCGAATGGGCTGCACTTCCCGGCCGCTGCACAAACACTGTTTCCGAAAGATTGAATTCCTGGGCAATCGCCTGCATCGCCCCGTCGCTCAGGCCGTCGCCATCGAACACTACGGCGAGAGGATTACCCTCCAGACGCTTCTCGGTGAAGACGTCGTAGATCGCGTAGCGCCGTGTCATCCATGCCCCCTCGCCGGCACCGCATGTTTCCTCAAATCGGAACCGATTCAAGGAGAAAACCATGCAGAAATTCAAAATGCTACAGCGACCTGCGCCTCTTGATCAGACGCGCTGGCACTGTCGCGTGTGGCTGTGGAGAACCGCCCCGGCCTTGCGAAGGAAATCACGCGCATTTCAATGTCGTGTCGCACACACGAAGTCATCCGCAGGCATCGCGGCGCTCCACCGAAGAGCTTGCAATGCCATCGCGCGGGCGGCAAGGCAAAAAAGCATCGCACGCGGCCAGTCGCCTCACTGCGGCGCGCGCGTCGCTGCGCCAGTCTTGACGGCGAACTCGGCGATGTAGCCGAGGAAAGGCACCGGGTCTTGCGTCTCCACGGCCACCGCCACGTGGCCGTCCGGGCGCACCAGATAGGCGGCATCGCGGCTCAAGCCCGCCTCTCCGGCGCCCGGCGTCCAGGCAAAAGCGTGGATCGGAATCCCGGTTGGGGCGATCGCCGCGCGGAAGGCCGGGCTTGCCGTGCCGTAGACGTGGATCTGCCAGTCGAGCGATGAAAGCGACGCGAAGTTGTCGCCCGCCGACCCGTCGACATGAGCGAGCCCCTCGACGTAGGGCAGCCGATCGCCGCCGCGCACGCGTCCGGCCCCGCCGCGGCTAACGATGCTATTCCCGTAGGAAATGCCGATCTGAGACACGGTCCTGAAGGCAAAGCGCGCGCCGGCTCTGTTCGCGACGAGCAGGGCGATCATCGTCGGCAGGAGGTAGCGCCGCCAGAACCCGACGAGCGCCGAGCGGCTGGTCATCACCCGGAACACCTGATCGGTGGTCTGGATCAGCCGCCGGGCAAAGGCGATCCGCTCCGGCTCGTAGCTGTCGAGCAGCCGCGCATCCGCCCGCCCGCCAAGAACGGCGGCAAGCTTCCAGCCGAGGTTCATCGCGTCGCCAATGCCGGTATTCATGCCCTGCCCGCCGGCCGGACTGTGGATATGGCCGGCGTCGCCGGCAAGGAACACCCGGCCGTCGCGAAAATGCTCGGCGACCCGGTGGTGGAGGCGATAGGTCGAGAACCAGTTGACCGCCTTGACGGTGACGCCGGTGATCCGCTCGACCTCGTCCCGGATCGTCCCGAAGCGGATCGTCTCCTCCGCCGCATGGTCGCCCGGCACGATGCCGATCAGCCGCACCGAGCCCGACTGGCGCACCGGCAGCACGATCGCGAAGCCGTGTGTGTCGAGGCAGACGTTGAGTCCGTTGCGCGCGATCACGTCCTCAGCCTCGACGTCGGCGACATAGAAGGACTGCTCGTAGGTGCCGCCCGGAAAGCCGAGCTTCAGGCCGTGGCGCACCGCGCTGCTCGCTCCGTCCGCGCCGCAGAGATAGGCGGCCCGGACAACCTCGCTCGTGCCGTCCTTCATAACGGTCGCGGTGACGCCCGCCGCATCCTGCTCAAAGCCGACGAGCTCTGCGCGCCGCTCGACGGCGACGCCAGCCTTTTCAAGATGGTCGATCAGGATGCGCTCGTGAATGTCCTGCGGCAGCGCGAAGGCGAAGGGATAGCGGCTGAGCCCGGCGCCGAAATCGCCGAGCTTCAAGGTCGCAGCGATCCCCGACGGGGTGCGCACGGTCAGCCTCTCGACACGGATGCCGGCCGCCAGCACGTCGTCGACGATGCCGAGCTGGCGGTAGAGTTCAAGCGTGCGCGCCTGCACCGCGATCGCCCGCGAGGTCTCCCCCGGCACGGGCGCCTTGTCGATGATCCGAAGATCGATGCCGAGCCGGCTCAGCCACAGCGCCAGCACGAGCCCCGTCGGCCCGGCTCCGGCTATCAGCACCTTCGTCGCGAAAGTCTTCATCGAACCTACCTTGCCTCGGCGCCAACGCGCACGAAGGCCCGATGATGCACCCGCTCCTCACCCGCTGTCATCGGCCTGCACAGCGGTCTTTTGAGACGCACAACGGTCGTTGCACCACTTTGAACTGCCTCATTGTTTTATCCTTGAATCGGCGACGATTTAACGAGCGTCTTGTCGTTCCTACGCATCCGCTGGAGTTTGCAAGCAACCGAGCGATACTCGGGACTTTAGCGATTGCTCAACAATGGGATCGCACATAAACTGCAGCGCGCGATAAGGTAACAACGGGGGCGGTGATGGCCATTTTCATGGACCGGCATGACCTCAAGGGATACACGGCGGCCGATGTCGCCGAGGCGCATCGCAAGGATCTCGAGATCCAGGATCAGTACGGCGTAAAATTCCTCACCTACTGGTTCGACCAACAGCGCGGCACCACTTTCTGCCTCATCGACGCCCCGGACAAGGAAACCTGCCAGTGCGTGCATCGCGAGGCGCATGGCCATGTCGCCGGCGAGATCGTCGAGGTCGCGCTTTCGGCGGTCGAGGCTTTTCTCGGACGCATCCAGGACCCGGAGCCGCCCGCCGACCACCCGCAGGACGATAAGGACTGCGGGCATCGCGCCATCATGTTCACCGACATCGTCGGCTCCACGGAAATGACGGCGCGCCTCGGCGACCGCATGGCCACCGAACTGGTCCGGGCACACGATTCGATCGTGCACAGGTGCCTGAACGAGTTTGGCGGCCGCGAGGTGAAGCACACCGGCGACGGGATCATGGCGTCCTTCGCCTCGACCAGGTACGCCGTTGATTGCGCAATCGCGATCCACCGCGATTTCCGGCGCTACAACAGCGGCAACGCCGAACCCATCCACATCCGCATCGGCATCGATTGCGGAGAGCCCGTCGAGGACAGCAACGATCTCTTCGGCACCACCGTACAACTCGCGGCCCGCCTGTGTTCGGCTGCTGCCGCAGACCAGACCCTTGTTTCGGAGAATGTCTACCGCGAGCACGGTAGCCCCGACGCCTTCAGCGCGACGAGACGTCGGCGGCTCAAAGGATTTACCCGGCCCGTTGCAGCATTCGAATGCACCCCGGCAGGGTCAGGGGGCCGATAGCTCGCCAAACACGCAGGCGTTTGGATTTGCGACAGCTTCCGGACGCCCCTTGAGTGTCACCCGCGGCCCGCGAGGTCTCTCCCGGGTCGCTGTTCGGACCCACCCTTGGCTTGCGCTTACGGCGTGTACCAGATCGGCGACGTGTAGGCCCGCTCCGTGACGGTCATCGACGTGCCCGGCAGCGGCCTTACGCCGAATCGCTTTGCATCATAGGCGGTCCAGCGCGGCGTCGGAATCTCGATCACCCGGCCGTAGTAAAAGGCGGACTGGGTGGCGTCGAATTCCGGATCCGTCCAGACGGCACTGAGTTCGGGAGCGCCGATCGTGTTGGTCCAGGTCGCGTTCGCCTCGTCCACGGTATTGCCGACCGGCGGAACCTTGCCGTCGCTACCCGGCTTGCGATCGCCCGACCAGGCGACGTCATAGACCTTCTCGTGCAGGTTGCCATCCTTGTCGAGCCAGCCCTTGACGATCTGGTAGCGGTCGAGGTTCGCCCCGATCGGGTCCTTCAACGCGGCAACGAGGAATGTCGGCGCCTTGCCTCCGGGTGCGGCGCTGAGATCGCCGCCCATGGGCACGCCCCTGCTATAGCCGATCCGCGCGGGCAAGCGGTCCTCCGCATCCTGCTGAACGAAGTCCCAGCCGCCGAAGAAGCGCACGATCATGCGGGGGCCGGTGGTGGCATAGGTTTCCTTGCGCTCCATGGCGTCCCAAAGGGATTCGCGCGTGTTCTCCCTCGCCCAGACGGCCGCATAGCCCGATGCGGAAACCTCCCAGTCCATCACCTTCACGCCGGTCTTGGGATTGTTGATGAAGGCCTCCATCATCCGGTGCGCGCTCGGCTCCTGCGGCACGGTCTTGCCGAAGAAATTGTCCTCCTCCATGGCGGTCAAGCCGGTGTGTGCGTCGCTGCTGCCGACGAGACCGAATTTGTAGGGGTTGGTACCGAGTTCCTTTTCGAGCTTCAGCCCGTTCTTATAGGCCGAGCGGGCATATTCGAATTCGAGCATTTCCTTCTTCTTGGGGACGCTGCCGTCGAGATTGCCCTTGTCCCAGATCTCGAAATTGGCGAATTCGTCGTTGGGAGACAGGAACGGATGGGCCTCCCCGGTGCCCTTCGTCTGACTGACTTCGACCAGCCGCTCCCATCTCGCCCGCGTCGCGACATAGTCGCCATCGAGCTTCTTGCCGAAGGCCTCGACGACGGGGAACATCAACCCGTTGCTCAGATTGCCGTTGTGGGCGATCGCGAGCACGTTGCCGCCGGTCTTCGTTTCGTAAGCCTGCATCCATTTCCACAGTTCGGCCGGATTGTCGCTGCCATAGGGCGGGTACACTGTGAACGGCTCCACCTGGCTCGCCTTGTCGCTATTGTCGCGGAAAATGACGTTACGGTGCAGGTTGTTGCCGCCGGTGTTCGACGTCCACTCGTAGCCGATGAAGGCGGTGAAACGGCCCGGATCGTTGTATTGTTCCGCCGCGTCGATCGTTGCCTTCCAGGCGCTCTGGTAGGCCGGCGTTCCGGGGAAATACATGAGATCCTTCGGGAAGGTCGCGTGCGAGAACGCGACGATGATGGCAATCGCCGCGTCCGCGCCCTTGCCGGACTGGATCATGTCGTACCATTGCCGGCCCGTCGGGTCGGCGAGCAGGTTCGGCTTGCCGGCGAAGAGGTCCGGGAAAAAGCCCATATTGTCGGAATGATCCGCGACGACGAGGAAGTCGAGCGGTCGGGACAGCTTTACCGGCTGACCGGTGTTCGAGGTGATCTCGTCGCCCCGCGCGAAGCGGTAGGCATCCGTCGGCCCCAGGCGCGCGCCGAACGCGCCCGCGTCCATCGAAAACGACGTGTGCAGGTGCGTATCTCCGAAAAAGGGCCGCGTCGGAAAATCCCGTCCCACATAGGGTGAATAGGCCGGCGGCCGGCGCTGCGCCTGCTCGGCCTTTCCCTGATCGAGCGTGCCGGTGTCCTGCGCGAAGGCTGGCAGCGCGACGGCGGACGCCAGCAGGCTCGCGAGCCTTGCTCCGTGACGCAATGTCCTGATCATGTTCCGTGCTCCCTCAGTTGACTTGTCTCGGCATGGATTGGTTTCAGTGATGTCCTGGCCCGCAGGCGAGCGCGCCGCGGGCCTCGAATTGCGTGGACTGAAGTGCGGCCGGCGCCATCATCGAAACGGACAGCGGTTGCGCCAGGCGCGTCGCCGCTTTCCTTTCCGGGACCGATCGGGCCGCATGGGCGCTGGTGCCGGCGGCAGGCCTTGCACTGCTGGCGGAGCGGTAGGCGCCGATGAACGCCGCCTTCTGGCTCGCCGTGCCATAGAGGCGGATCAGGCCGCGCTCGATCGCCTCGCCCGTCGACAGCCGGCCCGCTGCGATCTCCTCGATGACGGCCTCGCCGGACACAAGAACCAGCTCGCCGGCTTTTGCGCCGGTGACATGAACCTTGGTCACGAGCCTGCCCCCGGCAGCCTCGTAGCGAGTCCACAGCATCGGCTCGAGCAGAACGAGCGAAAACGAGAGGGCCGGCCTCTCGCCGGAACCGTCGCCAAGCTCCTCCCCGAACCGTCCCAGCGCCTCGGCCGTTCGGCGATATCGCGAACCGAAGAGATCGGGTGCCGTATCCCTGACGGGAGCAGGCAGGCGCTGCGCAGCGATCGCCGTCGAGATTGCGCCGAGCACATGGAGCGAGTCCGGATAGACCCAGTTCATCACCCCCCGCGCCCTGGACACGTCATCATGGTAGCCGCAGGCCTGCCCCGGCGGCGGCGACGCAAGAATGAGAGCCGCCGCGATGGAAAGCTGCGAAGCCACTTGCAAAGGTTGCCGATATCCACCCATATCAACCTCCCGCGCGTTCAAGGAATGGAGAACATCGCGACGCGCTGGATGGTCCAGAACATCGCGACGCTGCCGATCGCGTAGGCCGGGACGCGCTGCGCCCAGACCGGCAAGGTGACGGGCAGCCGCCGCGCGACCGCCAGAAGCAAAATCACGGCCGCAACGAAAACGAGCTGCCCCGCCTCCACCCCGACATTGAAGAAGAAGAGCGCCAGCGGAATGTGACCCTCAGGCAGGCCGACCTCGCTGAGCGCACCGGCGAAGCCGAAGCCGTGCAGCAGGCCGAAGCCGAAAGCGACGATCCACGGCGCCCGCGCCGCCACGCCCACGCGCCCCTCGTCCCGGTGCACGATCTCGGCGGCGACGAAAACGATCGAAAGCGCGATCACGGCCTCGACCGGCGCCTGCGGCGCATGGACAAGGCCGAGCGTCGCGAGCGCCAGCGTGATCGAATGCGCCACGGTGAACGCGGTGACGGTCTTCACCAGCATCCCCACGCTACGGGTCAGCATGAGAAGCGCCAGCACGAAGAGCAGATGGTCGATGCCGAACAGGATGTGCTCGACGCCGAGCTTCAGATAAACCCGGGCGACATCGAGCGCAGCGTCGGCGATCGGGATCAGCGCCGCCGGCTCGCGCGGCGTCAGCCGCTGCGTCCAGGACGTGCCGTCCAGGTATTCGACGCGAGCCAGCGCATCGGTCATTGTCGCTTCAAGGCCGTCGATCGAGAGCGTCTGGCCGCGCAGCGCCGGGGCGGTGAGCGTCCAATGCTCGATCGCCGCGCCGGAAGCAGCCCGGCCAACACGCGCCGATGCGCGTGTCTCACCGGAAAAGACGGGATCGAGGCCGAGCCTCATCTCGCCCTGCATCGGCACCTTCCAGAGCACCGAATATTCGCCCGGCCGCTCCTCGCGCAATTCGAGATAGGCCGGCCGGACCTCATGTGCGAGGGCTGCCGTCGGAAGGAGCAAGGACCATGCCCCCGCGAGACAGATCGTCAGGAGGCAGATCGTTGCGAGACGGATCGCAAACCGGCTCATCGACGCGTCCCCGTGTCTCCGATCGCCGTGTCCCCAGGCCCCGGTTCTCCGGGCAGAGGTCCGACCGCGGCCTCGATGCGCTCGTCCGCCACGATTTGGTATTTCCTGAAGAGCTCGGCGAAATACCGCTCTTGAAGGACACGCCGCTGCTCATCGCGCCATCGTTCGGCAACGTCGGCTTTCGCGTCCGCGAAGGGACGCTGTTCGCCGGGTATCGCCTCGTAAACACGGACGAGGTGCAGCCCATAGGCGGACTCGATCGGCCCGCTCCATTCGCCCGGAGAGAGCGCAAAAACCGCATCGGCAAACACCTGCCCGAACTGTCCCGCGACTCCGTAGCGGTCGGCGTCGCGGATATCGCTTTCGATCAACAGGCGGTCGCCCTCCTCGGCCGCAGGCGCCAGCGCGTCAGACGCCGCGAGTTTCGCCAGCAACTGCCTCGCGTCGGCCGCGGCATCACTTCGCTTGCGACGGTCGAAGAAGATATGCTGGAAGGATATCCGGCCGGGCCGGACGAACTTCTCCCGATGCGCATCGTAGAACGCCCGCAGTTCGCCTTCCGTCGGCTCGGCAATCCGCGCGGTGTCCTCGATCAGGAAGGTCATTTTCTGCGCGAGCCGGCGGCGCACGACGGTGTCGTCCCCGTCGAGGCCGAGTTCCCGCGCCTCGCGGGCCAGCAGCTCTTCCTTGAGCAGATCCAGAACCAGGCCGCGCAATTCCTCGCGAGACGGCTGGCGCTGCCATTGCCGCGCCCAGGTCTCGCTGACCCAGCGCAGTTCCCCTTCGCCGATTGCAACCTCCAGCGTACCGCGCGCCGGTTCCACCTCACCGCTACGGCCGAGCCAGGCATAGGCGGCAAACAGCGCGGCGCCCGCCAGCGCGAAATGCAAAAGAGGTTCCCTCAGCAACTTCACAGACTTTCCCCCGTCGGCCGTAGCAGGATTGGGTTCAGGCGCGGATCACGTTCAAACGGATCTCGTCAATTCATGGGGACTGCTGTCGCTTCCGTCACAGGTCCTTGGGTCGGATCCAGTCAAGGATCAGGGCAAACAGAAAGATTTGAAATGTTGCGATACTTGCCGGGTCAATGAAGCGGCGCACCCGCAACGATACCGGGTACGCGCGAAAATCTGATGTATTTCGTTTTTTGCTATCGTTTATAGTGTACCATAGCACTCGAAAAGCCAAGTGCCTTTTACCTCCGAGCCGTTTTCATTGAAGCGTATCAACGGGTTCGTGATCACCGCAGTAGGCCGCTTTTCTTCATCTACTCCCCGCTCACGTCATGAATTTGGGCAACTGGGCCGCCAAGGCATCAACCGCAAGTCGCACCTTCAGCGGCAGATGCGGCGTCTGCTCGCCGCAAGGCTGCGGATCGCGAGGTCAAAGCCATCGCCCGCGAGGTCGGCGAAGTGATCGCTGAACGACAGATCGAGTTCGAGCGCCGGATATCGCTCGGCAAGCTTGAGGAGGATGGGGACAACACAGCGCCGGCCGAACAGCGCGGGCATGGTGACGCGAAGGCGTCCGCGCGGCTCGGAAAGCTGATCGGCCGCGAGCGCGTCGGCGGCCTCGGCTTCGGCGAGCACAACACGGCAGCGCTCATAATAGGCGCGCCCGAAGTCCGTCAGGCTCTGGCGTCGCGTTGTGCGGTTGAGGAGGCGTACGCCGAGCCGCTCTTCCAGGAACCGCACATGCTTGCCGACCATCGGTCCGGACAGATCGAGCGCGGCCGCGGCGGCCGCAAACGAGCCGAGGTCCACGGCTTTGACGAAGACGGCCATGCTCGCAAGGCGATCCATATTCGGAACTCCGGGTTTCCACTGTCCTGCACATCAAGCTATTTATCGCCCAAATGCTCGCTGGCATAGCTCATTCAGTTCAATTGTTTTGGAGTTCTGCCGATGGTGCGTGTCGTTCGCTTTCATGAGCTTGGTGGCCCCGAGGTCCTGCGCATCGAGGACATCGATGTTGTGGGGCCTGGTCCGGGCGAGGTTCAGGTCCGCGTCAAGGCGCTCGGCCTCAACAGGGCCGAGGCGCTTATCCGCGCCGGCACCTACATCGAGACGCCCACCCTGCCCTCCGGTCTCGGCCTCGAGGCGGCAGGCATTGTCGAAACCCTCGGCGAAGGCCTGGAGGGTTTCGCACCGGGCGACGTCGTCAGCGTGGTACCGCCACCGTCGATGGTCCGCTGGCCCGCCTATGGCGAGCTTGCCAATTTTCCGGCGAGGCTCGTCGTCAAGCACCCGCCATCGCTCGGCTTCGAGGCGGCGGCCGCCGTCTGGATGCCCTATCTCACCGCCTATGGTGCGCTGATCGACATCGCCGGACTGCGCCGTGAGGATTTCGTCGTGATCACCGCCGCATCGAGCAGCGTCGGACTGGCCGCGATCGAGATTGCCAACTGGGTCGGCGCAACCGCGATCGCAGTCACGCGCACCTCCGGCAAGAAGCGGGCCCTCATCGGTTTCGGCGCCGCGCATGTCATCGCCTCCGCCGAGGATGATCTGGAAGCCCGGCTGACGGAGATCGCCGGTCCGGCGGGCGTACGTGTGGTGTTCGACGCGGTCGGCGGACCCGCCTTCGAGCCGCTGACCGCCGCGATGTCACGGGGCGGCATCCTCATCGAATATGGCGGCCTGAGCCCCGAGCCGACGCCCTTCCCGCTCTTTGCCGTGTTGAGCAAGAGCCTGACGCTGCGCGGTTACCTCGTCCACGAAATCATCTCCGATCCGGCGCGGCTCGATGCCGCCAGGACCTTCATCCTCGATGGGCTGACGGATGGTTCGCTCCGGCCGGTGATCGCCAGGACCTTTCCGTTCGAAGAAATCGTCGAAGCGCATCGATTTCTGGAGTCGAACCAGCAGTTCGGCAAGATCGTCGTGACAGTTTGAACGCGGCGCCGCGCCTCAATCTTCGGGAAAGCATTCGTATTGCGGCAGATCGTCGGTGATCTCAAACCATTCCGCCTTCGACCCGACGAAGATGTGCGCCGAGGGCCGGATCGC includes:
- a CDS encoding DUF3604 domain-containing protein encodes the protein MIRTLRHGARLASLLASAVALPAFAQDTGTLDQGKAEQAQRRPPAYSPYVGRDFPTRPFFGDTHLHTSFSMDAGAFGARLGPTDAYRFARGDEITSNTGQPVKLSRPLDFLVVADHSDNMGFFPDLFAGKPNLLADPTGRQWYDMIQSGKGADAAIAIIVAFSHATFPKDLMYFPGTPAYQSAWKATIDAAEQYNDPGRFTAFIGYEWTSNTGGNNLHRNVIFRDNSDKASQVEPFTVYPPYGSDNPAELWKWMQAYETKTGGNVLAIAHNGNLSNGLMFPVVEAFGKKLDGDYVATRARWERLVEVSQTKGTGEAHPFLSPNDEFANFEIWDKGNLDGSVPKKKEMLEFEYARSAYKNGLKLEKELGTNPYKFGLVGSSDAHTGLTAMEEDNFFGKTVPQEPSAHRMMEAFINNPKTGVKVMDWEVSASGYAAVWARENTRESLWDAMERKETYATTGPRMIVRFFGGWDFVQQDAEDRLPARIGYSRGVPMGGDLSAAPGGKAPTFLVAALKDPIGANLDRYQIVKGWLDKDGNLHEKVYDVAWSGDRKPGSDGKVPPVGNTVDEANATWTNTIGAPELSAVWTDPEFDATQSAFYYGRVIEIPTPRWTAYDAKRFGVRPLPGTSMTVTERAYTSPIWYTP
- a CDS encoding zinc-dependent alcohol dehydrogenase family protein — translated: MVRVVRFHELGGPEVLRIEDIDVVGPGPGEVQVRVKALGLNRAEALIRAGTYIETPTLPSGLGLEAAGIVETLGEGLEGFAPGDVVSVVPPPSMVRWPAYGELANFPARLVVKHPPSLGFEAAAAVWMPYLTAYGALIDIAGLRREDFVVITAASSSVGLAAIEIANWVGATAIAVTRTSGKKRALIGFGAAHVIASAEDDLEARLTEIAGPAGVRVVFDAVGGPAFEPLTAAMSRGGILIEYGGLSPEPTPFPLFAVLSKSLTLRGYLVHEIISDPARLDAARTFILDGLTDGSLRPVIARTFPFEEIVEAHRFLESNQQFGKIVVTV
- a CDS encoding HupE/UreJ family protein, whose translation is MSRFAIRLATICLLTICLAGAWSLLLPTAALAHEVRPAYLELREERPGEYSVLWKVPMQGEMRLGLDPVFSGETRASARVGRAASGAAIEHWTLTAPALRGQTLSIDGLEATMTDALARVEYLDGTSWTQRLTPREPAALIPIADAALDVARVYLKLGVEHILFGIDHLLFVLALLMLTRSVGMLVKTVTAFTVAHSITLALATLGLVHAPQAPVEAVIALSIVFVAAEIVHRDEGRVGVAARAPWIVAFGFGLLHGFGFAGALSEVGLPEGHIPLALFFFNVGVEAGQLVFVAAVILLLAVARRLPVTLPVWAQRVPAYAIGSVAMFWTIQRVAMFSIP
- a CDS encoding peptidylprolyl isomerase, producing the protein MKLLREPLLHFALAGAALFAAYAWLGRSGEVEPARGTLEVAIGEGELRWVSETWARQWQRQPSREELRGLVLDLLKEELLAREARELGLDGDDTVVRRRLAQKMTFLIEDTARIAEPTEGELRAFYDAHREKFVRPGRISFQHIFFDRRKRSDAAADARQLLAKLAASDALAPAAEEGDRLLIESDIRDADRYGVAGQFGQVFADAVFALSPGEWSGPIESAYGLHLVRVYEAIPGEQRPFADAKADVAERWRDEQRRVLQERYFAELFRKYQIVADERIEAAVGPLPGEPGPGDTAIGDTGTRR
- a CDS encoding nickel-binding protein, translated to MAIFMDRHDLKGYTAADVAEAHRKDLEIQDQYGVKFLTYWFDQQRGTTFCLIDAPDKETCQCVHREAHGHVAGEIVEVALSAVEAFLGRIQDPEPPADHPQDDKDCGHRAIMFTDIVGSTEMTARLGDRMATELVRAHDSIVHRCLNEFGGREVKHTGDGIMASFASTRYAVDCAIAIHRDFRRYNSGNAEPIHIRIGIDCGEPVEDSNDLFGTTVQLAARLCSAAAADQTLVSENVYREHGSPDAFSATRRRRLKGFTRPVAAFECTPAGSGGR
- a CDS encoding PhzF family phenazine biosynthesis protein, whose protein sequence is MTRRYAIYDVFTEKRLEGNPLAVVFDGDGLSDGAMQAIAQEFNLSETVFVQRPGSAAHSARLKIFTPVHELPFAGHPTVGAAVALAEANHGDNGKPLDLMQVLEERVGPVRSAVRLKPGEATFAEFDLPRKPSRLDARFDKQAIADALSLKATQIGFENHVISFWTAGVPFVMVPLHDVGAVAAVEFDAQRWEQLAPMAEGRLANAYLYCRGGVNHMARFHARMFKPEMREDPATGSAVAALAGAINLFDELVDGHHPILIEQGVEMGRPSFIHLHLDIAGGKIATARIGGHAVKVAGGELAV
- a CDS encoding FAD-dependent monooxygenase, which gives rise to MKTFATKVLIAGAGPTGLVLALWLSRLGIDLRIIDKAPVPGETSRAIAVQARTLELYRQLGIVDDVLAAGIRVERLTVRTPSGIAATLKLGDFGAGLSRYPFAFALPQDIHERILIDHLEKAGVAVERRAELVGFEQDAAGVTATVMKDGTSEVVRAAYLCGADGASSAVRHGLKLGFPGGTYEQSFYVADVEAEDVIARNGLNVCLDTHGFAIVLPVRQSGSVRLIGIVPGDHAAEETIRFGTIRDEVERITGVTVKAVNWFSTYRLHHRVAEHFRDGRVFLAGDAGHIHSPAGGQGMNTGIGDAMNLGWKLAAVLGGRADARLLDSYEPERIAFARRLIQTTDQVFRVMTSRSALVGFWRRYLLPTMIALLVANRAGARFAFRTVSQIGISYGNSIVSRGGAGRVRGGDRLPYVEGLAHVDGSAGDNFASLSSLDWQIHVYGTASPAFRAAIAPTGIPIHAFAWTPGAGEAGLSRDAAYLVRPDGHVAVAVETQDPVPFLGYIAEFAVKTGAATRAPQ